CTCTCCCAGCCGGCTCCTGTGTGGCAAGGAGTTTGTCTGCCCTTGCAGATATGCTTTGGGCTTGTAAACATGGCAGGGCCCCTGACCTTTCTTGCCAGCTCCCCTGTGGACTGTCCTTCTGTGTCCTCAGGAGGCTGGGTGTGGAgcagaggaggtgggcaggggagaagcagaccTTGGCTTTGACAAAGATGGCTGATCACCCCCTTTTTTTCTCACCTCCAGGGACTCAGGGGGCAGAGGCGTCAAGCGGTAAGCATCCTAGGTCCCTGGATGGGGGGACAGGAGTGGGAGCTTTCCTGAGAGCTGCCAAGACTGGCCAGAGACTCATCCCACCCctggaccacccccccccccccccccagaacgaGACCCAGAACCagagggtggggcctggggaATCCCAAAGTAAGGGAAAGCTGTAGCTCAGCAGAATTAGAGCCAAGACAGGAGTGGAGCAGGAGGGTCTGACCTGCAGATGGCACAGGGGCCCGCGGAGGCATGCATGGCACACAGAGAAGGAGGTCAGGGGAAAGTGAGAGCAGAGAACCCAAGGACACAGTCCGAAGACCATTCTGCTATAGCAATAGCAGAGCCCCCAGGGTCACCTCCCTGTGTGGGGCCCTTCCAACACCTGCTGTCCTCCCGGGAGCCCCTGTTTACCAGGCCCTGGGGTAAGACCCTTCCACGTGTTATCTGAACCCTCTCCACATCTCATGACCAGAGAGGGAGGTCTGATGTCACTGTTTcagaggtgaggggcaggggaacTTTCCCACAGCTGGGAGGGGTCTGCCTGTGTCAGAGGCTGACCGGGCACCCACGCCCCGAGGTCTCAGAGTGGGTCAAGGGCAAAGAGAGCTCTGGATTGGGCAGAAGAtgaaagacagagtgtggggtgggggttgggaacCAGAGGCGATGAAAGGGTCCCCAGCGAGCACTGCCCGGCCTTGTCCCCTAGTCTGCGGGCGTCCGAGGATGCTGAACCGGATGGTGGGTGGCCAGGACGCCCTGGAGGGCGAGTGGCCCTGGCAGGTCAGCATCCAGCGCAACGGAAGCCACTTCTGCGGGGGCAGCCTCATCACAGAGCGCTGGGTCCTCACCGCGGCGCACTGCTTTTCCAAGTGAGTCACCAGCCCCCACGCTCCCCGGCGCCTCGGGGCTCCAGCACCTCGGACAGCGCCGATGGTCCGCCCTCCCAGCGCGCGCCCGCGGTCCTGCCGGGAGgggtccaccccccacccctggtgtCGCTAGCGAGGCGCTTTTCTAGGCCTGGGGCCCCGTCCCTGCAATGCTGGCAGGCTCATCCCACATCCTGGCCCTCCTCCCTGgccccctcccacacctccaATCCAGGACACTCCCCTTCCGACTGGGATTCCGGTTACAGAGGAGTCCGCGGGCTGGAACAGAatgtcccttcctcctcctcagcctaAGGTCACCCATACCACCCTACTATGAGCCACCTGGTCCCAGACCTTCAGGGTTTCCTGAGCATCTTGGCTCTTGCCTCACCGCAGGGCTGAAATTCTTTTACAGCCTTGCATCTTACGTTCAGAAACGTGGGCTCAGAGCGAGTAGGTCGCTGGCCCAAGGCTCACAGGCATGGCCAGGCCCAGCCCCCAGATGTACCCTGTGGGTGACATCTCTTTCAACCCTTTCAGGTAGGGACTGTTactggccccattttacagatgaggaaactgagtcacagagaactTGCTAGgttccttgcccaaggtcatctgGCTGGCCAAGGGCGGAGCTGGGAATTAAAGTCAGGAATTAGCTGCTTCAGCTTCTACACCCTTAACCCCTCACCTCCCTGCTAGAGGAGAAACAACTCCAGCCCCTCCCTATTTTGATTCTCTATTAAACCTCCCCTCTCTTCTAAACCCTAGAGGGGCGGTCTCACACcagctctctttctttcccatcaGCACCTCCGAGACATCCCTGTACCGGGTCCTGCTTGGGGTGCGGCAACTGGTGAAGCCAGGGCCCCACGCCGTATACGCCCGGGTGAAGCGGGTTGAGAGTAACCCCCTGTACCAGGGCATGGCCTCCAGTGCTGACGTGGCCCTGGTGGAGCTGGAAGCACCTGTGACCTTCTCCAATTATATCCTCCCCGTGTGCATGCCTGACCCCTCGGTCGTCTTTGAGGCGGGCATGAACTGCTGGGTCACCGGTTGGGGCAGCCCCAGTGAGGAAGGTAAGGGCGCAGAGCCGGGAGAGAATGGGGGACATTCTGTTGATACTGGTACACGTGGATCTCTCCTCAGACGGGCGGAGGGGGTAAGGGAAAGCCACGGGGAGCGGGGAGCCGGGGGACAGAAAGAGCCGAGGGCCATGGGGTCCCGGGTAAGACTGTGCCCTGAACTGCAGGCtgattccccccctccccagaccgCCTGCCCAACCCGAGGGTCCTGCAGAAGCTCGCTGTGCCCATCATCGACACACCCACGTGCAACTTGCTCTATAGCAAAGATGCCGAGTCGGGCTTCCAGCCCAAAACCATCAAGGACGACATGTTGTGTGCTGGCTTTGCCGAG
This sequence is a window from Prionailurus viverrinus isolate Anna chromosome E3, UM_Priviv_1.0, whole genome shotgun sequence. Protein-coding genes within it:
- the LOC125154441 gene encoding serine protease 27-like isoform X2, which codes for MRRLPAVALLLLPLWFGTQGAEASSVCGRPRMLNRMVGGQDALEGEWPWQVSIQRNGSHFCGGSLITERWVLTAAHCFSNTSETSLYRVLLGVRQLVKPGPHAVYARVKRVESNPLYQGMASSADVALVELEAPVTFSNYILPVCMPDPSVVFEAGMNCWVTGWGSPSEEDRLPNPRVLQKLAVPIIDTPTCNLLYSKDAESGFQPKTIKDDMLCAGFAEGKKDACKGDSGGPLVCLVAQSWLQAGVISWGEGCARRNRPGVYIRVTSHYDWIHRIIPELQFQQARSGGQKRGPRDQQPLALNSAPCLAAHVALLALVALLTLL
- the LOC125154441 gene encoding serine protease 27-like isoform X1, whose amino-acid sequence is MKDRVWGGGWEPEAMKGSPASTARPCPLVCGRPRMLNRMVGGQDALEGEWPWQVSIQRNGSHFCGGSLITERWVLTAAHCFSNTSETSLYRVLLGVRQLVKPGPHAVYARVKRVESNPLYQGMASSADVALVELEAPVTFSNYILPVCMPDPSVVFEAGMNCWVTGWGSPSEEDRLPNPRVLQKLAVPIIDTPTCNLLYSKDAESGFQPKTIKDDMLCAGFAEGKKDACKGDSGGPLVCLVAQSWLQAGVISWGEGCARRNRPGVYIRVTSHYDWIHRIIPELQFQQARSGGQKRGPRDQQPLALNSAPCLAAHVALLALVALLTLL